In the Triticum aestivum cultivar Chinese Spring chromosome 2B, IWGSC CS RefSeq v2.1, whole genome shotgun sequence genome, AAGTAAAACAGAGGATGCAGTATGATATTGTGTTCAATGGAACGACACCATCAATAGCACAAATAATGCAACGCATCAAGGAGGAGGGACCGCTCTGGAATAAAGCGGGCCTCATCAAGGGCAACATACAAGGGTTCGAGGCGCCGAACACAACGCGCGTACAACATGAGTAGTTCGACTTAGAACTTGCTGGTGTCGCGTAAATCCCACATGTAAATAATTTGTAACTATGGAATTTTGGGGACTCTTCCCTTCTTTTTTAATGAATGATACGCATACTCATGCGtatttgagaaaaaaaattgagCAAGGCCCGAGCGAGCGTAAAAAGGGTTCAACGAGTGCACGTGGTGGCTCGGATAGTGGGGATGGATATGAGCGTTTACACATTTTTTTTGTTCTGCTTACCTTCATTAATCTCCTTTGCTTAATCTATTCTAATCTATACAATGGTACTTCGATTCAAGTTAAGGTATGCTCTACAagaaaaagatgcacatcgatATTGTGATTTCATTTCGGTGATGAGCACCTAATTTCATTGACTTTTAAAATTTAAATGTTTAATTCCATTTATGTTTGAACCTTTTTAGACGCATTTTGTCAAAATCATAGCGCACGGTCCACCATTTAAAATTTCTTCGGTCACCAGCTTCGTCTTGTTATTCCACACAACTCTATGTTTTAAGTTTTCTATTTCAACGCTCATAGATGAATATATCTACATATATCTACTTTATTGTGGATTGTTGTAACATGTACACGTGTGATTGTTAACAAAATCGGACCAAAAGTGTGCAATCAAACATAGCAACGGCCAACTTAAATCCAGAAACATAGGGAGCGACTATTTGAGGTTAACCCCTGGCTGGGTGTCCCAGCAGACACTTTCTTATGCGTAGAAGCACTCCAAACGCTCCACGTGGTGCATCCTAGCGCGCCACCATGTGTCGCGCGTTGGACGCTTTCCGCATCAGGGCAATTTttcactttttttttattttttcatgttttttttacttttccccTCTATTTATtagattttttgtttttcttttgacaGCATGGAGCACCAGTGTGCTTCCGCGTGAAGCACAATACGCCTGCAAGTGGCACGTGCGTGCTTCCGAGTGAAGCGCATTAGTGCTTCATCCCCCGCTATAAGCATAGTTGCACTTTCCCGGAAAGCACTAGAAAACACATATTTGCTTGAAATAAAAAGTTGGTCAAAATATATCAACATGTAATCTACTTTTGAAGATCTCAACGTGAAAAGCTGGTCGAATGATTTGTGATTTGAACGTACGGTTCAAGAGGTAAATCATTTAAAAAACTAATCGAAAAAACACAAATAATCAACCTCTCATCCTCACGCGTGGATGAGAAAACCACCAAAACTCTTTGGTTGTGGCATGTGATGCACATACACTACATCACTTGCCACCATCAAAGGAGATGTCATAACCTTTACAAGGGGTGCCCATTAACTATTGATTTCACGAAACAGAGGCAACCAAGCACTACTCACATATTGATGCACATGTAGCCTAGGATTTCGTGAGCAGCCAGTCAAGTTGCGCAACTTGGTCCGAAGCTTGTATTCTCCCGCACAAGCTCCACCTGACTATGTTTACAGGAAGCCTAAAAATGATGCGACGAACTAAACGCCCTTGCATTATTTCATGATCCGAAAGGTGAAAAATGATGGGTAGGCTATACCTCTCTTTTTAAGGGAAGGCTATACCTCGCTTGTAGCGAGGTGAATCATAGCTCCCCCCTCATAAATGTGCCGGCCCAACGCGGGAGGAGCGTTGGCTCTCCAATGGATGTTTTTTTCTTTTATTAATTTACTTGTATTTCTAAAATAGAATAAAATATTCCATGATTTTTTAGAAGTGTTCATCACATGTTCAAAAAATGTGTATACAATGTAAAAATGTCTGCACTATTATGTAATGTTTTAAAATGTTCAGGTGTTTCAGAAAAACGATCCTcacattttataaaattgtttaTAAAGATTAAACAACGTTTGCATAATTGAGAAAATTATTCATGGCATTCAAGAATTTGCACGTGACATTTAAGAAAATGATTACatgtttcaaaaaaatattcatgacaTTATGCAAATTCTTTTGTCAatgtaaaaatgttcatgtaattaaAAAAAGTTTTATAGGATTCATAAAATGCATGTGACTTTTTTTAAACCATTTCTTTCAAAACTATTTTCATGGCATTTCAAAAATGTTTATGTAATGTAAACATATATTTTATCAATTAAATTAACTTATCTTGTGTTTAAAAATATTTAAGATGTATTAAAAAAATCAATGCATGTATTTACAATATGTTTAAGGTGAATAAAATAATGTTACatgtgtataaaaatgtacaatatgtattGAAAAATTAGACGTTTGTTGATTTTTGAAAAACAATCTGCAAAAACcttttaaaaaataaaaagggaaattaAAAAAAGATTGAAAAAAATAAAACCCAAAGAAAAAACCCTAAAAAATGTAAAATGGAAGCTAGAGTACTAAGCCGGCCCAGTAGGCTTGCGCCAGAGGCGCGTCTATCGTAGCTCTCGCGGCAGGCGAGAAATAGCCCCGGCAAACAACGATAGCCGTACTTGCTGCATAGACGCGCCGCCGAGGCGAGGCCCAGAGGAAACCCTAGAGAAACCCCGAGCCAAGCACGACACCAGATGGCCTCCGCCGGCGGCAAGCCCAACGCCAACACCGGCGGCGACACCAAGGGGAGGAAGCGCAAGTTCCTGCCCCACGGCAAGCCGGTGCGGAAGGGCGCGTACCCGCTGCGCCCCGGCGTGCAGGGCTTCTTCATCACCTGCGACGGCGGCCGCGAGCACCAGGCCACCCGTGAGGCGATCTCCCTCCTGGACACCGTAAGCCACTTCCCTTGCCTGCACCTAATTGATCTGCTCCCTTGCCGGCCCGAGCCTCCCGCGCAGCAGGTGTTCGTCGTATTGCCTGGCCGCAGCAGCACCAGCCGCCGCTTCGTGCGAGATCTTAATAATTACTCATTCAATTCTAATTACTATCTTAGACGGATGCGTTCCGCTTCAAGTTCGGCGATAGTGCTGCGCTATCTTGTGTTCACTGTAGTTTGCTTGTTATTGTGGCGGGACAGCTTACACCTTTGTGACTCACAATGCACATTCACTCATAAATGTGATGCCTGATTGAAATTAGCAACACAGCTGCAGCGCGCTGAGCTATTGCTTGTAATATacttgtgcttgggactttgaatctTGCCACTATCTAGGTTATATACAGTTCCTAGTGTACCCTCTCTCTATATCTATCTTTCTCTGCAAAAGACATGTAGTAATAACCACAATAAATCATGCAATTTTGCTTTCCTTTGTGTTCCGGCAAGAGCTGTATGTTTCATTGTGCCCTGTGTTGAGGGGAATGCAATACTCCATTCTTGCTAATATGCTTTTTCCCAAGAATAATTGCTGATGTGCGGTCTCTTCATTGTGGGTCTGCAGTTTTACGAGGACCTGGTTGACGGGAAAGTATTTGATGAGAAGCCCAAGAGCATCCCTGACAAGCCGctgaacaaaaaaataaagtttgaGGACTCTGATTCctctgatgatgaggatgaaggtCATTCAGTGGAGGAGGCTGACAATGGAAATGATGTAGAAAAAGGTGAAGCAAAGTCATCTGAGCAGCAACAAGAGGTACctggtgccttggaagttgtcagcAAGGAGGATGAAGAACAAGTGGAAACTGCCGACGGATCAGCGCCAAAGAAACAACGTATAGAAGATCCTTTGGTTTCTGAACAGACAGAACCAAAAGTGCCCACTGATGAACCAACAGAGACTACTGATGATAAGCCAAAGGAGTCCACTGATAAACCAGCAGAGACTACTGATGATAAGCCAAAAGAGTCCACTGATAAGCCAGCAGAGACTACTGATGATAAGCCAAAAGAGTCCACTGATAAACCAACAGAGACTAGTGATAAACCAAAAGCGTCCAACGATAAACCAAAAGAGTTCACTGGTAAACCAAAAGCGTCCAATGACATACCTATTGATGATTTAATTGATGAGGACCTGAAACAACTGGGGGACAGGAAAAAggtctgtttgttttctgaatttatTTACAGTTGAAAATACGTAGGAGGTGCTCATTTCTGCTTGAAAATAGTCCATATAAAACCTGCGCAGAGGGTTGAAGTTTTCAGATGTGCTAAAAAATATCTTGGTGCAGTTTACTCATCCATAAATGTCCTTTCTTTTGTAAGATGAAAGCATGGAATTCATATTCATAGCTCCTAAGAAGTTTTGCTGGATCCTAGATAAAAGAAGTATTCACTTAGGAATGCTCATAAAATCCAGTTTTCATCCACATCCTT is a window encoding:
- the LOC123043742 gene encoding uncharacterized protein — protein: MASAGGKPNANTGGDTKGRKRKFLPHGKPVRKGAYPLRPGVQGFFITCDGGREHQATREAISLLDTFYEDLVDGKVFDEKPKSIPDKPLNKKIKFEDSDSSDDEDEGHSVEEADNGNDVEKGEAKSSEQQQEVPGALEVVSKEDEEQVETADGSAPKKQRIEDPLVSEQTEPKVPTDEPTETTDDKPKESTDKPAETTDDKPKESTDKPAETTDDKPKESTDKPTETSDKPKASNDKPKEFTGKPKASNDIPIDDLIDEDLKQLGDRKKRLFASVDSGCNGCIFIQMHKRGGDPGPVEIVQNMMSSAASTRKHMSRFILRVLPAEVVCYASEEEITRAVTPLVEKYFPKESPSGHKFAVLYEARSNTGIDRMKIINAVAKSIPQPHKVDLSNPDKTIIVQIAKTICMIGVVERYKELSKFNLRQLTSPPEK